A genomic window from Spiroplasma helicoides includes:
- a CDS encoding ABC transporter ATP-binding protein: MDVKLKKTRREKKEIKRDLNYHLSNAIKNRPIMSFLLFFGTFLMALCLILNIKVIEFITQLLITKGTVDTLANTDDLQDFLNQYSAAHPNDIFWKQFSEQWQYVGAELNKPEFMQEFIHRFMYSNVEYQMHNGVYSLTVNVWGHSFGLFDLVYIIVLNIVLVIILSYAVFIIGGYISQSYETLIKKNLINKLIDQDLHYFRENKTGEIVGTLVKESNILAKHIKEAPIVYSLSMSTFVLSSVMMFFVDWKLSMWVFGLLVGCLAVIGVFIIITTKATKKIDILNQKFDNQVNEKIYSVRLIKATGNFDEEKESFEKGAKVVDLKNKIKFFFSELPAALLVGGVGTFSIASIIFGVILYHDNTNKLVSIMTSFTSGVIVMAVPILQLRQVIAEGPESIAAAINISKILKSEIYINKHELNKFEGNVNNIKFNKVTFSYPGDDKIILNNLEINLEKGKKYAFVGPTGCGKSTIAKLLLRFYDPSVGEILINDKTDLKSLNLKSWLDKVGYVDQEPQILSGTIYENICYSLGERSIEEVQEAAKKAKLHDLIMSWPNQYDTMLFERGAQLSGGQKQRLVIARLILKNPEVLVLDEATSALDNIVEKEIQEELEKLMFGRTTVSIAHRLRTIKNFDKIFVFEQGEGIVQSGTYEELIKVDGLFKELYKSNLSEK; encoded by the coding sequence ATGGATGTTAAACTAAAAAAAACGCGACGAGAGAAAAAAGAAATTAAGAGAGATCTTAATTATCATCTAAGCAATGCTATAAAAAATAGACCAATAATGAGCTTTTTATTGTTTTTTGGTACATTTCTAATGGCATTATGCTTAATTTTAAATATAAAAGTTATTGAGTTCATTACTCAATTATTAATAACAAAAGGAACTGTTGACACTCTTGCAAATACTGATGATTTGCAAGATTTCTTAAACCAATATTCAGCAGCTCACCCAAATGATATATTTTGGAAACAGTTTAGTGAGCAATGACAGTATGTTGGTGCAGAATTAAATAAACCTGAGTTTATGCAAGAGTTTATACACAGATTTATGTATAGCAATGTAGAATATCAAATGCATAATGGAGTATATAGTTTAACAGTAAATGTATGAGGACATAGTTTTGGACTTTTTGATTTAGTATACATAATAGTTTTAAATATTGTACTTGTAATAATTTTATCCTATGCAGTTTTTATAATAGGAGGTTATATTTCTCAAAGTTATGAGACATTAATCAAAAAAAATCTTATTAACAAACTAATAGATCAAGATTTACATTATTTTAGAGAAAATAAAACTGGTGAAATAGTTGGTACTTTAGTAAAAGAATCAAATATACTTGCTAAACACATTAAAGAAGCGCCAATAGTTTATAGTTTATCTATGTCAACATTTGTGCTTTCATCGGTAATGATGTTCTTTGTGGATTGAAAATTATCAATGTGAGTTTTTGGTCTTCTAGTTGGCTGTTTAGCTGTTATAGGAGTTTTTATAATAATAACTACTAAGGCTACAAAAAAAATAGATATATTAAATCAAAAATTTGACAACCAAGTAAATGAAAAAATATACAGCGTTAGACTTATAAAAGCTACAGGTAACTTTGATGAAGAGAAAGAAAGTTTTGAAAAAGGAGCAAAAGTTGTAGATTTAAAAAACAAAATTAAGTTCTTTTTCTCAGAACTTCCAGCAGCCCTTCTTGTGGGTGGTGTTGGTACATTCTCAATAGCATCAATTATATTTGGTGTAATACTTTACCATGACAATACAAATAAACTTGTAAGTATTATGACATCATTTACAAGCGGAGTTATTGTAATGGCTGTTCCTATTCTACAATTAAGACAAGTAATTGCTGAAGGACCAGAATCAATTGCAGCAGCGATAAATATCTCAAAAATTTTGAAATCAGAAATTTATATAAATAAACATGAATTAAATAAATTTGAAGGTAATGTCAATAATATTAAATTTAATAAAGTTACATTCTCTTATCCAGGTGATGACAAAATTATTTTGAACAACTTAGAGATAAATCTTGAAAAAGGTAAAAAGTATGCTTTTGTTGGTCCTACAGGATGTGGTAAATCAACAATTGCTAAATTATTATTGAGATTTTATGACCCAAGTGTAGGAGAAATTCTTATAAATGATAAAACAGATTTAAAATCTTTAAATTTAAAATCATGATTAGATAAAGTGGGTTATGTAGATCAAGAACCACAAATTTTAAGTGGTACTATCTATGAAAACATTTGTTATAGTCTTGGTGAAAGAAGTATTGAAGAAGTACAAGAAGCTGCAAAAAAAGCTAAGTTACATGATTTGATAATGAGTTGACCTAATCAATACGATACTATGTTATTTGAAAGAGGAGCGCAATTGTCAGGTGGTCAAAAACAACGTTTGGTTATTGCTAGACTTATTTTAAAAAATCCTGAAGTATTAGTTTTGGATGAAGCAACAAGTGCTTTGGATAATATAGTTGAAAAAGAAATTCAAGAGGAACTTGAAAAATTAATGTTTGGAAGGACAACTGTTTCAATTGCTCATAGATTAAGAACAATAAAAAACTTTGATAAAATATTCGTTTTTGAACAAGGTGAAGGGATTGTTCAATCAGGAACATATGAAGAGTTGATAAAAGTTGATGGCTTATTTAAAGAATTATATAAATCTAATCTTAGTGAAAAATAA
- a CDS encoding MATE family efflux transporter, whose translation MTEVKKPDSQEFETTNIKKGNKVKKRFFATGQWYKIALTLILWSVLQEVIMASTDLVDNIFVNNLYPHQIDGYKELNDYILGSGWVESITSDKLEGLGLHELFGYAGSGIIYSPGQIGVNAVSSSNQMYVIMFAMASGFCYGSGIFSAQYFGAGEYQKLKQITALKMYLTFAITAVFAIFGIKGICHNFIEFTTHPNYQLASQTPNYKLDSASSKEQVQEVYNYIQNKVAVLATEQGEKYYRIVSITYPLLTINQVSVTALRETRRPFYSFFMASIALVANCTTNLFLTAPTFIPGFTGFGIQGVGYGTMFSRCLQTVFIVGLLCIKKFEFIPSFKHFRIKKKLLKMALKKSLPILLNETLFAFGQVLQVKMRAMYSVDSLSANAMFETMLMAFFSPMYHGLNAGISTLVGNELGAKNFEKAEYNGKHLMRLSFMIACCFVIIFSGLSFVVPKAIFPNTTPEGKKIGEWMVFIYTMTYPVILMNSCVYSILRAGGNVTGAFLMDSAFNWTFQLPTLAVLIYENTFINPNGFVNLEIIYVHLIVCMFEVVKLIPALTFYFRKKWLRSIIDESEFKHKDIPNEKLKLKEKKKKQEEKSTEEKVVK comes from the coding sequence ATGACTGAAGTTAAAAAACCTGATAGCCAAGAGTTTGAAACAACAAATATCAAAAAAGGTAATAAAGTTAAAAAGCGTTTTTTTGCAACAGGTCAATGATATAAGATTGCTCTTACTTTAATTTTGTGATCAGTATTACAAGAAGTCATTATGGCTTCAACTGATTTAGTTGATAATATTTTTGTTAATAATTTATACCCACACCAAATTGATGGATATAAAGAACTTAATGATTACATTTTAGGTAGTGGTTGAGTTGAATCAATCACTTCTGACAAGTTAGAAGGACTAGGACTTCATGAACTATTTGGTTATGCAGGCTCTGGTATTATATATTCTCCCGGACAAATAGGTGTAAATGCTGTTAGTTCAAGTAACCAAATGTATGTGATTATGTTCGCTATGGCATCTGGATTTTGTTATGGTTCAGGAATTTTTTCAGCTCAATATTTTGGAGCAGGAGAATATCAAAAGCTGAAACAAATCACAGCCTTAAAAATGTATTTGACATTTGCTATAACAGCAGTTTTTGCAATTTTTGGAATAAAAGGAATTTGCCATAATTTTATTGAATTTACAACTCATCCAAATTATCAACTGGCATCTCAAACACCAAACTATAAACTGGACAGCGCATCTTCAAAAGAACAAGTTCAAGAAGTTTACAACTACATTCAAAATAAAGTTGCAGTTTTAGCAACAGAGCAAGGGGAAAAATATTATAGAATTGTTTCTATAACTTATCCTTTACTAACAATCAATCAAGTATCAGTAACAGCCCTTAGAGAAACAAGAAGACCATTTTACTCATTTTTCATGGCTTCTATAGCATTGGTTGCAAACTGTACAACTAATCTTTTCTTAACAGCACCAACTTTTATACCTGGATTTACAGGTTTTGGTATACAAGGAGTAGGTTATGGAACAATGTTCTCTCGTTGTTTACAAACAGTTTTTATTGTTGGGTTACTTTGCATTAAAAAATTTGAATTCATACCTTCATTCAAACACTTTAGAATAAAGAAAAAACTTTTAAAAATGGCATTGAAAAAAAGTTTACCAATACTTTTAAATGAAACTTTATTTGCTTTCGGTCAAGTTCTTCAAGTTAAAATGAGAGCTATGTATTCAGTTGACTCTTTGTCCGCGAACGCTATGTTCGAGACGATGCTTATGGCATTCTTCTCTCCAATGTATCATGGACTAAATGCCGGAATATCCACCTTAGTTGGCAATGAGCTTGGAGCTAAAAATTTTGAAAAGGCAGAATACAATGGTAAGCATTTGATGAGACTTAGTTTTATGATAGCTTGTTGTTTTGTGATAATTTTTTCTGGATTATCCTTTGTTGTGCCAAAAGCAATTTTTCCAAATACAACCCCAGAAGGTAAAAAAATTGGGGAATGAATGGTGTTTATTTATACAATGACATATCCAGTTATACTAATGAACTCTTGTGTTTACTCTATACTAAGGGCAGGGGGAAATGTTACTGGAGCATTCTTGATGGATTCAGCATTCAACTGGACATTCCAACTACCAACTTTAGCAGTCTTAATTTATGAAAATACATTTATAAATCCCAATGGATTTGTAAATTTGGAAATAATCTATGTACATTTAATTGTATGTATGTTTGAGGTTGTTAAATTGATACCAGCTTTAACATTTTACTTTAGAAAAAAATGACTTAGAAGTATTATTGACGAGTCAGAGTTCAAACATAAAGACATACCAAATGAAAAGTTAAAATTAAAAGAGAAAAAGAAAAAACAAGAAGAAAAATCAACTGAGGAAAAAGTAGTTAAATAA
- the mgtA gene encoding magnesium-translocating P-type ATPase yields MKMAKRVSKDAKNNTIKNNLQKYSKLDQEEILKDFEIQQFGLKEAEVERQLEKCGANKLDPKRFNFPLVFFKCFFSPFNLILIIIDVYSFYNYIGAIAEEKDTFDLAGALIVLIMILLSGSITFLQELRSFFVIRKMTFDNKKTTHAIRDTDYDIKNIDNANSIKLIKEAKSIDSEDLVPGDLVYLSNGDLIPADIRIVWSNNLYLNQSSLTGESFPVQKKETNSNKEYLEFENICFTGTNVVSGSALGVVLSTAKYTYFSTINDKVTQKRPKSSFDKGIKKVTFLLIAFMLSVTPIVFLVFGLRPLEDNEKWLNAALFSISVAVGLTPEMLPIIITANLSRGYAKIKKQEVLVKNLNAVQNMGAIDILCTDKTGTITSGEIVLDKVLDLTGSKSEFVNHALYLNSYFQSGFQNPIDQAVLITDKLAKPNVEEYTKEWEVPFDFKRKILSVILTKNDEKEIFTKGAVEEVLAICNRVLINGKIENLTKDYIEKIKSKTKEMNTEGYRVVGIAHNHLEDEDIEEDLVFLGFATFFDEPKVTSKQIIKSLKSRGIETKVLTGDNEVITRAICKKVDFKITKLYTGKEIEEMSETQLARAVIDANVFVKLSPIHKSIIIKALKDQEHIVGFMGDGINDAPVLRESDVAISFIDASNIAQDAADIILVNDSLMVIETAVHEGRASLANILKYIKVTIASNFGNVLSVLVALFLTTVEPMQPIHLLLQNLLYDIVMFAFIFDKVDAKFTESPRPLRTKNIIWFTIINGPVSSIFDISTFLVLLFAFKSQVGVPFGMGVNKDTLPEHSVATFNASWFVVGLMTQTAVMQMYRTEKLPFIHSNASIQVNIATVFVCAMAIIVPYTPINQLVQMEQPPLVFMPVAIGFVLCYITLAQCVKMAYIRRFKEWL; encoded by the coding sequence ATGAAAATGGCTAAAAGAGTATCGAAAGATGCAAAAAATAATACAATAAAAAATAATTTACAAAAATACTCAAAGCTAGATCAAGAAGAAATTCTTAAAGACTTTGAAATTCAACAATTTGGTTTGAAAGAAGCTGAAGTTGAAAGACAATTAGAAAAATGTGGAGCAAACAAACTAGATCCCAAAAGATTTAATTTTCCATTAGTTTTTTTTAAATGTTTTTTCAGTCCTTTTAATTTGATTCTTATAATAATAGATGTTTATAGTTTTTATAACTATATTGGGGCTATTGCTGAGGAAAAAGATACTTTTGACTTAGCTGGTGCATTAATCGTTTTAATAATGATTTTATTAAGTGGTTCAATAACATTTTTACAAGAGTTGAGGTCGTTTTTTGTTATTAGAAAAATGACATTTGATAATAAAAAAACAACTCATGCAATCAGAGATACAGATTATGATATAAAAAATATTGATAATGCTAACTCAATAAAATTAATTAAAGAAGCAAAATCAATAGATTCAGAAGATTTAGTTCCTGGTGATTTAGTCTACCTATCAAATGGCGATTTAATACCTGCCGACATAAGAATCGTATGATCTAACAATTTATATTTAAATCAATCATCTCTTACAGGAGAATCTTTTCCTGTTCAAAAAAAAGAAACAAATAGTAATAAAGAATACTTGGAATTTGAAAATATTTGTTTTACAGGTACTAATGTAGTTTCTGGATCAGCTTTAGGAGTTGTTTTATCTACTGCAAAATACACTTATTTTTCAACTATTAATGACAAAGTTACCCAAAAAAGACCGAAGTCATCATTTGATAAAGGGATTAAAAAAGTTACATTTCTTTTAATAGCATTTATGTTATCAGTTACTCCAATAGTATTTTTGGTTTTTGGATTAAGACCATTAGAAGATAACGAAAAATGATTAAATGCGGCATTATTCTCAATCTCAGTTGCCGTAGGATTAACTCCCGAAATGTTACCAATTATAATTACTGCTAATTTATCAAGAGGTTATGCAAAAATTAAAAAACAAGAAGTTCTAGTTAAAAATCTTAATGCTGTTCAAAATATGGGTGCCATTGATATTCTTTGTACAGATAAAACTGGAACAATAACAAGTGGTGAAATAGTTTTAGATAAAGTATTAGATTTGACAGGAAGTAAAAGCGAATTTGTTAATCACGCTTTATACTTAAATAGTTATTTCCAATCAGGATTTCAAAATCCAATCGATCAAGCAGTTTTAATAACTGATAAATTAGCAAAACCAAATGTAGAAGAATATACAAAAGAATGAGAAGTGCCTTTTGACTTCAAAAGAAAAATCCTATCAGTAATTCTTACTAAAAATGATGAAAAAGAGATTTTTACAAAAGGTGCAGTTGAAGAAGTACTTGCAATTTGTAATAGAGTTCTTATCAACGGTAAAATTGAAAATTTAACAAAAGATTATATTGAAAAAATTAAAAGTAAAACCAAAGAAATGAATACTGAAGGTTACAGAGTTGTTGGAATAGCTCATAACCACCTAGAAGATGAAGATATTGAAGAAGATTTAGTATTCTTAGGGTTTGCAACTTTCTTTGATGAACCAAAAGTCACATCAAAACAAATAATTAAATCATTAAAAAGCAGAGGTATTGAAACAAAAGTTCTTACAGGTGACAATGAAGTTATAACAAGAGCTATTTGTAAAAAAGTTGACTTTAAAATAACAAAACTTTATACAGGAAAAGAAATTGAGGAAATGAGTGAAACTCAATTAGCAAGAGCTGTAATTGATGCAAATGTTTTTGTTAAGTTAAGTCCAATACATAAATCAATTATTATAAAAGCTTTAAAAGACCAAGAACATATAGTTGGATTTATGGGGGATGGTATTAATGATGCACCCGTTTTGAGAGAGTCTGATGTCGCTATTTCATTCATAGATGCATCAAACATAGCTCAGGATGCAGCAGACATTATATTAGTTAACGACTCATTGATGGTAATCGAAACAGCTGTTCACGAAGGTAGAGCTAGTTTAGCAAATATTTTGAAATATATTAAAGTTACAATAGCATCAAACTTTGGTAATGTTTTAAGTGTTTTGGTAGCATTGTTCTTAACAACAGTGGAACCAATGCAACCAATTCACTTGTTGTTACAAAATTTACTTTACGACATAGTTATGTTTGCATTTATTTTTGACAAAGTAGATGCTAAGTTCACAGAGAGTCCTAGACCGTTGCGAACCAAGAATATCATATGGTTTACAATTATTAATGGACCAGTCAGTTCAATATTTGACATATCAACATTCTTAGTTTTATTATTTGCATTCAAGTCACAAGTTGGTGTTCCATTTGGTATGGGTGTAAATAAAGATACTCTTCCAGAACATTCAGTAGCAACATTTAACGCTTCATGGTTTGTGGTTGGGTTAATGACACAAACTGCAGTTATGCAAATGTATAGAACTGAAAAATTACCATTTATTCATTCAAACGCTTCTATTCAAGTTAACATAGCTACAGTGTTTGTTTGTGCAATGGCAATAATTGTTCCATATACTCCAATAAATCAATTAGTACAAATGGAGCAACCACCACTAGTATTTATGCCTGTGGCTATAGGATTTGTACTTTGCTACATAACATTAGCACAATGTGTGAAAATGGCATATATTAGAAGATTTAAAGAATGATTATAA